CCCATAACAAAGGCAGTCATCACGGAGAGACGAGAATCATTCGACACGCGTATGGTGAAGGTGAAAATTATGTTCCGTTGGCGCTCAAGTCTCAAGAATTATGGAATGACTTAGCAAAAGTGTCGGGAAAACAGTTATTTCTCCCTACCGGGGTTCTAAACGTGGGTTACGAGAAAACAGATTTTATCCAAAATATCATTTCAAGCTCAAAAACATATTCATTGCCACTTGAAATTTTAGATTCCATTGAAGTAAATAAGCGCTGGCCAGGCATCACTTTACCGAACAACTACATCGGCTGTTACGAACCAACTTCAGGAGTGCTGAAATGTGAGGAGTGCATCGAAGCCTATCGAGAACTCGCAGAGCAGAACGGAGCGACCATCATAACCAATAGCAAAGTAAAAGAAATCATGGTTCATGATCAAAGAGTTAACATCAAAACCGATGATCATACTTTTAGCGCAGATGCATTAGTAGTTTCGGCAGGGGCCTGGTCAGGAAGTCTTCTTTCCATGTTGGATCTAAATCTTCCTCTTAACCCTATAAGAAAAACATTTGCCTGGTTTGATACTAATGAAGATTTATATAATCATAAGGAGTTCCCAGCCTTTTCCTTCGAAACATCTAACGGACATTATTATGGTTTCCCAAGCATCGATGGTTCCGGATTAAAATTAGGCCGACATGATGGAGGAGATACAATCGATCCAGATGAAGCCATCCAGGGATTTGGTGAACTAAAGGAAGACACAACAGATTTAAAACAATTTTTACATCACTATATGCCCTCTGCACAAGAATTGAAGTTCGGTAAAACGTGTATGTACACAATGACTCCTGACGAAGATTTCATTATCGATACACATCCTAACTATCCTAACGTTGCCATTGCATCCGGTTTCTCAGGACATGGCTTTAAATTCAGCAGTGTAGTTGGACAGATTTTAAGTGATTTGATTATATCAGGGAAAACGGAACATAACATTTCTACATTTTCAATCAATCGATTTTAAGAATCCATTCAAGAGAATCTTTACGAGCTGCCCCTCGTATGCCGTGCGAAAACAATCTAGCGATAAAAAGATAAAAAGACCGGTCTTCTTTTAATAGAAGTTTGGTCTTTTTTGCATTTACAGAATATTAACACGATGCAGATACGGATTTGATTTTTAACCCGTAACATAAGTATTAGATGTGGGAACGGTCCCACATTCAGGGGAAGTGTATCACGCAAGTCATCAATATAACGGAATAATGAAAGGTGGTGCGGCGCAATGAAGCTGCTGGATCTGCAAGGATACGCATCTCCCGAGGATTCCAAAACACATATCCGCATTCCTTTTGAATTGGAAGAGGGCTGTGGAAAGCTGAACCTGCGACTACAATATACGCCGAAAACGCTCGAGAATCGGGAGAAGGCGCTACGGCTGCTCAAGGACAGTTACGATCTATACATTTTGCCGCAAAATCGGGAATACGCGATTGCCAATGCCGACCATCATCTCCCTCTGAAAAATCTGATCACACTCTCGCTGGATGATGCGCGGGGATACCGAGGGGCGTGCCACCGCCAAGACGAGGTGCAGGATCTATACGTATCGGAGGGAGAAGCTTCTCCCGGCCTAATGGCGGGCGAGCTGGTTCCGGGGCCTTGGAGCGTCACATTAAGCCTGCACTGCATCGTGACCGATACGTGCGCTTATCGGCTGGAAGTCTGGACGACAGAGGAGGACTCGATATGAAGTGGTTCGCCTGTGAACTGCATACGCATACGCTGCACAGCGATGGCAGTCAGACGCTGGGAGAACTGGCAGCGGGAGCAGCTAATCTGGGCTTCGACGCCATCGCGCTGACCGATCACAACACGATGTCCGGTTTGAGCGGCAAAGCAGAAATCGAGCAGAAATACGGACTACGAATCATCCCCGGCATGGAATGGACAACTTTTCACGGCCATATGGTGACGATCGGACTGAGCGCTTTTGCTGATTGGCGTCAAGCGAATCGGGATGGAATCGATGAGGGGATCGAGAACGTGCATCGCCTTGGTGGAATCGCTGGGCTTGCTCATCCCTTCCGGATCGGAAGTCCGGCGTGTACGGGTTGTTTCTGGGAATACGAGATTGGGAACTGGTCCGCCGTTGATTACATTGAAGTCTGGTCCGGCACGTTCCCTTCCATTCAGACGAACAATCGGCGTGCATTTGATCTGTGGACGGAGAAACTGAATGAAGGATATCGGATCGCGGCCACTTCAGGCAGGGACTGGCATGCGCAGGGCGAGACAGACGATCCGATCTCGGTGACTTACCTCGGCATCGAGGACGACGCAGTGGCGGGGAACGGGGATTCGACAGCCCTTTCGCTCCATGAAGAAATGCTTATCCAAGCGCTGCGAGAAGGGCGCGCGTCCGTAACGATAGGTCCTCTGCTGACCCTGACACTGGCCGCTGGAGGTGCAATCTATGCAATCGGCTCTACGTTTCCAACGGCAGACGAGAGACGGGAAACTGCAGAGGAGCCGATCCGGGCGAACTTGACGCTGGACTTCTCGGTCCGCACCGGACTGTGGTCGCTACCGAACCAGGTCTGCAAATTGAAGCTGTATTCCAATCTGGGCGAGGAGCTTAACCTTGAAGTTCCGTCTTCATCGGACGGACAGATGATGCAACTCGAAGCCCAACTGAGGGAGTCAGCTCCAGATATTCCCCGCAGGTGGATTCGCGCCGAGCTATGGGGAACCGTACGAGGAGCCCATGTGCTGATCGCCTTTACCAACGCGATCTATTTCGAAGAAGGAGGATACTCGCGATGAACAAATTCCCGCTGATCACAGCCCATACTGGCTGCATGAGCCATCCCGATCATTCTTTCGAGTCACTTGAGGCGGCGCTAAGACTTGGCGTAGATATTTACGAAGACGATATCCGTTCCACTCGGGACGGCGTACCGGTGCTCGCCCACGATGAAGATATCACTTTGGCAGATGGGAGCTGCGGCAGTCTTACAGAAATGACACTGAAGGAGTTGAACACCGCTAGACTAGCGCCCGTTCCGACGCTTCAGGATGTGCTTGAGCAGATACGCTCAGCCGGTAAAATGATGAATCTGGATATCAAAACAGACAGCGCTCTGGAGCCGGTGTCCGCCTTGATTGAACGGATGGGGATGACGGAGATGGTGTTCTTCAGCGGCTGCGAATATGAGACGGCCCTCCAAGCCGGTCGATACGCTCCAAGCATCCGCAGACTGCTTAATGTGAACATGCAAAGCTTCAGGAGTCTGAGCTGCGACGAGGCAGTGTTCAAGGCGTGTGCAAATGCTCACGAAGCCGGCTGCTTTGGGATTAACGTGCCGTATCAGGTCGTTCAGCCAGAACTTATGGAAGCTGTGCGGCGGAATGGTCTGGCTATCTACGTCTGGACGGTTACGGAGGCGGACGACATGCGGCGACTTGCACAGTTGGGCGTTGACTCGATAACAACCCGTGATCCGGCGAAGCTGATTGCTGTCCGGGAAGAGACGGATTTTGCAAAGGAGAATAGGGATTGGACAATAAGCTGAATCATAGTTTGCGGGAGCTGGCCCAACTGGCCGGTGTATCGAAATCGACCGCTTCTCGGGTGATCTCCGGAAACGGATATGCGAGTCCTGAAGTCCGGGATCGCGTCCTGAAGGCGGTCGAGCAGCTTCGCTACAAGCCGAGCGCCGTCGCCCGGGCGATGGTTGCCAAGCGTACGTACAACATCGGAGTCATCGTTTTCCGTGACAGGCTGCCGATTGTGTCCCACACGCTGTATGGCAGAATCATTGACGAGATACTGATGTCCGCTGAAGAGATGGGCTACTCGATTTTCCTGAAGACCGATAGGGAAATGTCGCTGCGCTCCACCGATTATATGCTGGAACAGCGTGTGGATGGACTCATTCTGGTCAGCCGGCTGCAGAAGAACGTCATCGATTACGTCAAAAACTTCAATATCCCTTATCTGATGGTGAACGGATCGACGGAAGATCCGGACGTCGTACATCTTGTGAGCAACGATGAAGCCGGTGGAGAACGAGCGGCACAGCATTTATATGACTGCGGACACCGCAAATTCTTTATCATCGCCGGACCGAGCGAGCATCGGAGCCACTCGCTGCGATTGGAGGGCTTCCGAAAGCGGCTTGAATCCCTCGGTGTTAGTTCTGAACAGGACGGGTTTACCATTGCCGAGTCGTCGGAATCAAGCTTCGATTCCGGTCGGAAGTTGATGGAGGAGCATTATGTGGCCTTCCGGGAGGGACGATACAGCGCTCTGTTCAGTACAAATGACATGCTTGCACTGGGGGCGATGAAGGTGCTGATGGAGCGCGGCGTCCGCGTTCCGGAGGAAGTATCCGTTATGGGCTACGACAATACCGAAGTGGCCGGCATGTACCACCCATCGCTGACTACCGTCAGCGTGGATGCGTCTGGTATCGGCCGAG
Above is a window of Paenibacillus sp. E222 DNA encoding:
- the solA gene encoding N-methyl-L-tryptophan oxidase; protein product: MHYDVIVIGAGSMGMAAGYFLSKSGKSTLLIDSFNPPHNKGSHHGETRIIRHAYGEGENYVPLALKSQELWNDLAKVSGKQLFLPTGVLNVGYEKTDFIQNIISSSKTYSLPLEILDSIEVNKRWPGITLPNNYIGCYEPTSGVLKCEECIEAYRELAEQNGATIITNSKVKEIMVHDQRVNIKTDDHTFSADALVVSAGAWSGSLLSMLDLNLPLNPIRKTFAWFDTNEDLYNHKEFPAFSFETSNGHYYGFPSIDGSGLKLGRHDGGDTIDPDEAIQGFGELKEDTTDLKQFLHHYMPSAQELKFGKTCMYTMTPDEDFIIDTHPNYPNVAIASGFSGHGFKFSSVVGQILSDLIISGKTEHNISTFSINRF
- a CDS encoding CehA/McbA family metallohydrolase, which produces MKWFACELHTHTLHSDGSQTLGELAAGAANLGFDAIALTDHNTMSGLSGKAEIEQKYGLRIIPGMEWTTFHGHMVTIGLSAFADWRQANRDGIDEGIENVHRLGGIAGLAHPFRIGSPACTGCFWEYEIGNWSAVDYIEVWSGTFPSIQTNNRRAFDLWTEKLNEGYRIAATSGRDWHAQGETDDPISVTYLGIEDDAVAGNGDSTALSLHEEMLIQALREGRASVTIGPLLTLTLAAGGAIYAIGSTFPTADERRETAEEPIRANLTLDFSVRTGLWSLPNQVCKLKLYSNLGEELNLEVPSSSDGQMMQLEAQLRESAPDIPRRWIRAELWGTVRGAHVLIAFTNAIYFEEGGYSR
- a CDS encoding glycerophosphodiester phosphodiesterase, coding for MNKFPLITAHTGCMSHPDHSFESLEAALRLGVDIYEDDIRSTRDGVPVLAHDEDITLADGSCGSLTEMTLKELNTARLAPVPTLQDVLEQIRSAGKMMNLDIKTDSALEPVSALIERMGMTEMVFFSGCEYETALQAGRYAPSIRRLLNVNMQSFRSLSCDEAVFKACANAHEAGCFGINVPYQVVQPELMEAVRRNGLAIYVWTVTEADDMRRLAQLGVDSITTRDPAKLIAVREETDFAKENRDWTIS
- a CDS encoding LacI family DNA-binding transcriptional regulator; its protein translation is MRELAQLAGVSKSTASRVISGNGYASPEVRDRVLKAVEQLRYKPSAVARAMVAKRTYNIGVIVFRDRLPIVSHTLYGRIIDEILMSAEEMGYSIFLKTDREMSLRSTDYMLEQRVDGLILVSRLQKNVIDYVKNFNIPYLMVNGSTEDPDVVHLVSNDEAGGERAAQHLYDCGHRKFFIIAGPSEHRSHSLRLEGFRKRLESLGVSSEQDGFTIAESSESSFDSGRKLMEEHYVAFREGRYSALFSTNDMLALGAMKVLMERGVRVPEEVSVMGYDNTEVAGMYHPSLTTVSVDASGIGRDAVSILDRLISGEGSVPRLIEYESEVIVRQSTNGREDGTCLGTGNT